Proteins co-encoded in one Alphaproteobacteria bacterium PA2 genomic window:
- a CDS encoding hyaluronidase produces the protein MSDLAPVGIIEGYYGEPWSWAARAEQVYFLQPHGLEFYMYAPKADAFLRKRWREPHPDGQAHSISEFATHCRQSGVRFGVGLSPFELYRDFNAEAQADLAAKLKHLESLGVEELGILFDDMRGDLPGLADTQIRIAHWIAERSSASRIILCPTYYSDDPMLDLGFGRRPPGYLEAMGKGLDPSIQMFWTGEEVCAREYSPAHLQRVGDQMRRKPVLWDNYPVNDGPRMSPFLFIRSVTGRPASIRPHLAAHAVNPALQPVLSRIPILSLFESYGVGEDYQYLGAFNRATEAVLGERLASDVQRHLMFLNDVGLEGLGERVAWLRQRYAAHDHPAAVEVVDWLDGRWRMTREMMDHA, from the coding sequence ATGTCGGATCTGGCGCCGGTCGGCATTATCGAGGGCTATTATGGGGAGCCATGGTCCTGGGCGGCGCGGGCCGAGCAGGTCTACTTCCTTCAGCCCCATGGCCTCGAATTCTACATGTACGCCCCCAAGGCGGACGCCTTCCTGCGCAAGCGCTGGCGAGAGCCCCATCCGGACGGCCAGGCCCATTCCATCAGCGAGTTCGCCACCCATTGCCGGCAGAGCGGGGTGCGCTTCGGGGTTGGACTCAGCCCGTTTGAACTCTATCGGGACTTCAATGCTGAAGCCCAGGCGGACCTGGCGGCCAAGCTCAAACACCTAGAGAGTCTGGGCGTGGAGGAACTGGGCATCCTTTTCGATGACATGCGCGGTGATCTGCCCGGCCTGGCCGACACCCAGATCCGCATCGCCCACTGGATTGCCGAGCGCTCGTCAGCCAGCCGGATCATTCTCTGCCCCACCTATTACTCCGATGACCCCATGCTGGACCTTGGCTTCGGCCGCCGCCCCCCGGGCTATCTGGAAGCCATGGGGAAAGGGCTGGACCCGTCCATCCAGATGTTCTGGACTGGCGAGGAGGTCTGCGCCCGGGAATACAGCCCCGCCCACCTCCAGCGGGTTGGAGACCAGATGCGCCGCAAGCCGGTGCTATGGGACAATTATCCCGTCAATGACGGCCCGCGCATGTCGCCCTTTCTGTTCATCAGGTCCGTGACCGGGCGTCCGGCGTCGATCCGGCCCCATCTGGCGGCTCACGCGGTAAACCCGGCCCTCCAGCCTGTCCTGTCTCGCATCCCCATCCTGAGCCTGTTCGAGAGCTATGGCGTGGGTGAGGATTATCAGTATCTGGGGGCCTTCAACCGGGCGACCGAGGCAGTTCTGGGAGAAAGGCTGGCTTCGGATGTCCAGCGGCACCTCATGTTCCTGAATGACGTCGGTCTGGAAGGTCTGGGCGAACGGGTGGCCTGGCTCCGCCAGAGATATGCGGCGCATGATCATCCCGCCGCCGTGGAAGTGGTGGACTGGCTTGATGGCCGCTGGCGTATGACCCGCGAGATGATGGATCACGCCTAG
- a CDS encoding adenosine deaminase gives MNTFINGLPKAELHLHIEGSLEPELMFDLARRNSIALPFASVEAVRAAYAFSNLQDFLDIYYQGAQVLLAEEDFRDLAVAYFTRLAADGGVHAEIFFDPQTHTDRGVPFAVVAEGLLAGMAWAEQNLGVTSKLILCFLRHLPEDAALATLKMAEPWLDRIAGVGLDSSEKGFPPSGFVKVFTAARERGLKLVAHAGEEGPPEYVWEALDLLKVDRIDHGNRALEDQKLVSRLNAEGMTLTVCPLSNLKLCVVDDLKVHPLKRMLDLGLKPTINSDDPAYFGGYLGENWRQTAGALNLTRDDLIVLAKNSFTGSFLSPAEVRNHLARIDAYAG, from the coding sequence ATGAACACCTTCATCAACGGCCTGCCCAAGGCTGAACTCCACCTGCACATTGAAGGCAGCCTCGAGCCCGAACTGATGTTCGACCTGGCCAGGCGCAACAGCATCGCCCTGCCCTTCGCCAGCGTCGAAGCTGTCCGTGCAGCCTATGCCTTCTCAAACCTGCAGGACTTCCTGGACATCTACTACCAGGGCGCCCAGGTCCTGCTGGCCGAGGAAGACTTCCGTGATCTGGCAGTCGCCTATTTCACCAGGCTCGCGGCCGATGGCGGCGTCCATGCCGAAATCTTCTTCGATCCCCAGACCCATACAGACCGGGGTGTGCCCTTCGCGGTTGTCGCCGAGGGCCTGCTGGCCGGCATGGCCTGGGCGGAGCAGAACCTTGGGGTCACCTCAAAGCTGATCCTCTGCTTCCTGCGCCACTTGCCCGAAGACGCTGCCCTGGCGACCCTGAAGATGGCTGAGCCCTGGCTGGACCGCATTGCAGGCGTCGGCCTCGACTCCTCGGAAAAGGGCTTCCCCCCCTCCGGCTTCGTCAAGGTCTTCACAGCTGCGCGGGAACGGGGCCTGAAGCTGGTGGCCCATGCGGGCGAGGAAGGTCCGCCGGAATATGTCTGGGAGGCCCTGGACCTGCTCAAGGTCGACCGCATCGACCACGGCAACCGCGCCCTTGAGGACCAGAAGCTGGTGAGCCGTCTGAACGCCGAGGGCATGACCCTCACCGTCTGCCCCCTGTCCAACCTGAAACTCTGTGTGGTGGACGACCTCAAGGTCCATCCCCTCAAGCGCATGCTGGATCTTGGCCTGAAGCCGACCATCAACTCAGACGACCCGGCCTATTTCGGCGGATACCTGGGCGAAAACTGGCGCCAGACAGCCGGCGCCCTGAATCTCACCCGCGATGACCTGATCGTTCTGGCGAAGAACAGCTTTACCGGCTCCTTCCTTTCGCCGGCGGAGGTCCGGAACCACCTTGCGCGGATCGACGCCTACGCCGGCTAG